A genomic region of Caulobacter vibrioides contains the following coding sequences:
- a CDS encoding SRPBCC family protein, with product MAGKNETVVARTSERELVVTRLFDAPVDVVFEAWSKAELFQRWWVPKALGVPLRACEMDVRTGGGYRLEFGLDAANAMAFYGKYTDVTPPSRIVWTNEESGEITVTTVTFEDRAGKTFLTLSELYPSKAACDEALQGSAAGLPVQFEQLDELLSERVA from the coding sequence ATGGCCGGAAAGAATGAAACCGTGGTGGCGCGAACGTCCGAGCGCGAACTGGTGGTGACCCGCCTGTTCGACGCCCCGGTCGATGTCGTCTTCGAAGCCTGGTCGAAAGCCGAGCTTTTCCAGCGCTGGTGGGTTCCCAAGGCGCTTGGCGTGCCTTTGCGAGCCTGTGAGATGGATGTGCGCACGGGGGGCGGCTATCGCCTGGAGTTCGGCCTCGACGCGGCCAACGCCATGGCGTTCTACGGCAAGTACACTGACGTGACGCCGCCCTCGCGGATCGTCTGGACCAATGAGGAGAGCGGCGAGATCACCGTAACGACGGTCACGTTCGAGGATCGGGCCGGCAAGACCTTCCTGACGCTCAGCGAGCTCTATCCCAGCAAGGCGGCCTGCGACGAGGCGCTTCAGGGATCTGCGGCCGGCCTGCCGGTGCAGTTCGAGCAACTGGATGAGCTTCTGTCGGAACGGGTGGCCTGA
- a CDS encoding ArsR/SmtB family transcription factor, with protein sequence MVQQSAARLDVSFAALSDPTRRGVLEHLGQGEASITDLAERFGMTLTGMKKHVSLLEAAGLVTTQKVGRVRVCRLQDGGLEAEAAWIERYRQRWALRFDALEEIIEDLKQRDDQNGRKE encoded by the coding sequence ATGGTTCAGCAAAGCGCCGCCCGCCTCGATGTCTCCTTCGCCGCCCTGTCGGATCCGACGCGCCGGGGCGTGCTGGAGCATCTGGGGCAGGGGGAGGCCTCGATCACCGATCTGGCCGAGCGGTTCGGCATGACCCTCACGGGCATGAAGAAGCACGTCAGCCTGCTGGAAGCGGCGGGGCTGGTGACCACTCAGAAGGTTGGACGGGTCAGGGTCTGCCGTCTGCAGGATGGCGGGCTAGAGGCCGAGGCGGCGTGGATCGAGCGGTATCGCCAGCGCTGGGCGCTGCGGTTCGACGCGCTGGAAGAGATCATCGAGGATTTGAAGCAGAGGGACGACCAAAATGGCCGGAAAGAATGA
- the ilvC gene encoding ketol-acid reductoisomerase has translation MRRAAPIDQSWRKNMRVYYDRDADLARILDRKIAIVGYGSQGHAHALNLRDSGIKNVAVALRAGSPTAKKAEGEGLKVMTVAEAAAWADLIMILAPDEHQAAIYKNEIAPNIRDGAALLFAHGLNVHFGLIEPKDTIDVLMVAPKGPGHTVRGEYQKGGGVPCLIAVHHNATGNALDLGLAYASAIGGGRSGIIETNFREECETDLFGEQAVLCGGTVELVRAGFETLVEAGYAPEMAYFECLHELKLIVDLMYEGGIANMNYSISNTAEYGEYVTGPRIITPETKAEMKRVLEDIQSGKFVRDFMLENAVGQPSFKATRRRSAEHQIEEVGARLRGMMPWIAKNKLVDQAKN, from the coding sequence TTGCGCCGAGCGGCCCCGATTGACCAGTCCTGGAGAAAAAACATGCGCGTCTACTACGACCGCGACGCTGATCTGGCCCGCATCCTGGACCGGAAGATCGCCATCGTAGGCTATGGCAGCCAGGGCCATGCCCACGCGCTCAACCTTCGGGACTCGGGCATTAAAAACGTAGCCGTCGCGCTGCGCGCCGGTTCGCCGACCGCCAAGAAGGCCGAAGGCGAAGGCCTGAAGGTCATGACGGTGGCCGAAGCCGCCGCCTGGGCCGACCTGATCATGATCCTGGCGCCCGACGAGCATCAGGCCGCGATCTACAAGAACGAAATCGCCCCCAACATCCGTGATGGCGCAGCCCTGCTGTTCGCCCACGGCCTGAACGTCCACTTCGGCCTGATCGAGCCCAAGGACACCATCGACGTGCTGATGGTCGCGCCGAAGGGCCCGGGTCACACCGTGCGCGGCGAGTACCAGAAGGGCGGCGGCGTGCCCTGCCTGATCGCGGTGCACCACAACGCCACGGGCAACGCCCTCGACCTTGGCCTGGCCTACGCCTCGGCCATCGGCGGCGGTCGCTCGGGCATCATTGAGACCAACTTCCGCGAAGAGTGCGAGACCGACCTGTTCGGCGAGCAGGCCGTTCTGTGCGGCGGCACCGTCGAGCTGGTCCGCGCGGGCTTCGAAACCCTGGTTGAAGCCGGCTATGCGCCGGAAATGGCCTATTTCGAGTGCCTGCACGAGCTGAAGCTGATCGTCGACCTCATGTACGAAGGCGGGATCGCCAACATGAACTACTCGATCTCGAACACGGCCGAGTACGGCGAGTATGTCACCGGTCCGCGCATCATCACGCCGGAAACCAAGGCCGAGATGAAGCGCGTTCTGGAAGACATCCAGTCGGGCAAGTTCGTGCGCGACTTCATGCTGGAGAACGCCGTCGGCCAGCCCAGCTTCAAGGCCACGCGTCGTCGCTCGGCCGAGCACCAGATCGAAGAGGTCGGCGCTCGCCTGCGCGGCATGATGCCTTGGATCGCCAAGAATAAGCTGGTCGACCAAGCCAAGAACTAA
- a CDS encoding RcnB family protein, with the protein MKRLITTAMMLSLIGGAAAEAAAAGAVVAQQQEVQREQRDGGPRGERADRGDRGGRPGGERGDRGGQGGWNRGGDRPQPQAQPQPQQQEQGGGWNRGDRGERGERGDRGGRPDGGWNRGGDRPQPQPQPQPQPQPQTPPGAGGGSGWNRGDDNNRDRGGWNRDNNNRGDRNDDKGRDRGRDNNRWDNRGGWDRGGWDRDDRRSGYGQYRDRDRGRSYYDRGYYRPSFRSVQRYRAPAYRYPSGWYARAWSFGDYLPYGWYTPSYYLDYWRYDLPQPPIGCEWIRVGDNAVLVDVWSGQILSVYYDLFW; encoded by the coding sequence ATGAAACGTCTGATCACGACCGCGATGATGCTCTCGCTGATCGGAGGCGCGGCCGCGGAGGCCGCCGCCGCCGGGGCGGTGGTCGCCCAGCAGCAGGAGGTCCAGCGCGAGCAGCGCGACGGTGGCCCGCGCGGTGAGCGAGCTGATCGCGGCGATCGGGGTGGTCGGCCAGGGGGCGAACGCGGTGATCGTGGCGGCCAAGGCGGCTGGAACCGAGGCGGCGACCGTCCGCAACCGCAAGCCCAGCCTCAACCGCAACAGCAGGAGCAAGGCGGCGGCTGGAATCGTGGCGATCGCGGAGAGCGCGGAGAGCGCGGCGATCGTGGCGGGCGCCCGGACGGCGGCTGGAACCGTGGCGGCGATCGTCCTCAACCCCAGCCTCAGCCCCAACCCCAGCCCCAGCCGCAGACACCGCCCGGCGCGGGTGGCGGCAGCGGCTGGAACCGAGGAGACGACAACAACCGCGACCGTGGCGGCTGGAACCGCGACAACAACAATCGCGGGGACCGCAACGACGACAAAGGGCGCGATCGTGGCCGTGACAACAACCGCTGGGACAATCGCGGCGGTTGGGATCGGGGGGGCTGGGATCGCGACGATCGCCGGTCGGGCTATGGCCAGTACCGCGATCGCGATCGTGGGCGGTCTTACTATGATCGCGGCTACTATCGCCCGAGCTTCCGGTCGGTTCAGCGCTATCGCGCCCCGGCCTACCGCTATCCCAGCGGCTGGTACGCCCGCGCCTGGTCGTTTGGCGACTACCTCCCGTACGGCTGGTACACGCCGTCGTACTATCTGGACTACTGGCGCTATGACCTGCCGCAGCCGCCGATCGGCTGCGAGTGGATCCGGGTCGGTGACAACGCGGTGCTGGTCGACGTCTGGAGCGGCCAGATTCTGAGCGTCTACTACGACCTGTTCTGGTGA